agctgagttttaggcacttctgcacctgtttGAGGCTGGTCATGGTGTTTTAGTGGTGGGAGaaggtggttggtgatgtgatgtgaggctaaggagtgtggggtgacccctcatcagttggaggagcaagctctgcaagggatgagtgagggtgttcaaaaaagggtctggtaatcgtttacagcatccttgtaaacgattacccgagagaaaatgggaatttgtacagaaagtccaacacaggtagtcagttaggtgaacaggggtcaccattggaaaaaaagctgagttttaggcacttttgcacctgtctgaggctggtcctggtgtttcagtggtgggagagggtggttggtgatgtgatgtgaggccaaggagtgtggggtgacccctcatcagttggaggagcaagctctgcaagggatgagtgagggtgttcaaaaaagggtctggtaatcgtttacagcatccttgtaaacgattacccgagagaaaatgggaatttgtacagaaagtccaacacaggtagtcagttaggtgaacaggggtcaccattggaaaaaaaactgagttttaggcacttctgcacctgtctgaggctggtacaggtgtttcagtggtgggagagggtggttggtgatgtgatgtgagtctgTTAAACTTTTGGCAAGCGTACCAATAGTCAACTAtagtataatgattttttaagtAAGAGTGTCGAACCCACGAGGAACAGTTTcgattaaatagataaattgtTATCTCAAACAATATATATACAAGGATGTTCAATTTGATTCATGATGGATGTTGATAAATTAAACTACTTTGCGTGAAAGtgaaataataacaacaaataactTAACGAAGATTAATATGAGAAGTTGGGATTGAATTCATCTATCTCACTCGTCTGCAATCTGGGTGAATACAAACATATAGCAACTGAAAGTACCAACATTGATGCAACACACCAAAGTCATTTATATCGATTCCTcgcatataaaattcataagagCAGTTCCTTGAATATTGATTCCTCACATATCCAACAAACTGTCCAGCATTATATTCAAGTGTTATAAGCAATTGATAAACTGAAATCTATCCCTAGCATCGCAGAATATCAAGTATTCATGTTCAGATCAGATTTTAGAAATACTTTCCAGTCAAAACTAAAACCCACATTCATGAAACTATTGATCAGATAGAATCAAGAACTAAGAGCAGAACACAAATACCAATATTGAATAAAACAGAaatgctatatataaatatcaccaGATTACATCCGAGTTCGAATCGATTACATTCAATCCCAAGAGAAAAGATCAGCCACTCATGGTGGCCGTTGACATTctaagagatgaagaagaagatcctacagctaaagtgaaagaaaaactCTTTGGGTTGCTCTCTGCTTCTTTTTCTCCGCGCTTTTCCcccctcttttctttctttctgcttCATATGTATATAAtctgcccgaattctcgcttaagctaaactaatctcgcttaagcgagaagaaacttcttggagaagataatcattctcgcttaagcgagaatgactttTAAGGTAATGGCTTCCTGGAcaagtctagcttaagcgaaaTAATTCTAGCTTGGGCGAAATGCTGCAGAATTTGCTCTTCTCTCTTAGTTTACCTGAAATGTATACAAACTAGGGATCAAATGATTTCCTTTTACTTAACAACTCAGAGACATGTGATTacatttcatcttttcttagATTGAGGaaaattgatacaaatgtactcaattcaaaacataagtgctaaaattccatatgaaaattAACTACTTTTTTGCACTTATTAGAgtccaaggagtgtggggtgacccctcatctGTTGGACGAGCAAgctctgcaagggatgagtgagggtgttcaaaaaagggtctggtaatcgtttacagcatccttGTAAGCGATTACCCAAGagaaaactggattttgtacagaaagtccaacacaggtagtcagtcaggtgaacaggggtcaccattggaaaaagctGAGTTTTAGGCaaatctgcacctgtctgaggctggtacaggtgtttcagtggtgggagagggtggttggtgatgtgatgtgagtccaaggagtgtggggtgacccctcattagttggaggagcaagctctgcaagggatgagtgagggtgttcAAAAAAGGGTCTGGGAATCGTTTACAGAatccttgtaaacgattacccgagagaaaatgggaatttgtacagaaagtccaacacaggtagtcagtcaggtgaacaggggtcaccattggaaaaaaaggtgacttttatgcaaatctgcacctgtctgaggctggtacaggtgtttcagtggtgggagaggatggttggtgatgtgatgtgagtcccaGGAgcgtggggtgacccctcatcagttggaCGAGCAAgctctgcaagggatgagtgagggtgttcaaaaaagggtctggtaatcgtttacagaatccttgtaaacgattacccgagagaaaatgggaatttgtacagaaagtccaacacaggtagtcagtcaggtgaacaggggtcaccattggaaaaaaaaggtgacttttatgcaaatctgcacctgtctgaggctggtacaggtgtttcagtggtgggagagggtggttggtgatgtgatgtgagcccaaggagtgtggagtgacgcctcatcagttggaggagcaagctctgcaagggatgagtgagggtgttcaaaaaagggtctggtaatcgtttacagcatccttgtaaacgattacccgagagaaaataggaatttgtacagaaagtccaacacaggtagtcagtcaggtgaacaggggtcatcATTGGAAAAAAAGCTGAGTTTTAGGCAAATCTGCACCTGTCTGTGGCTGGTacaggtgtttcagtggtgggagagggtggttggtgatgtgatgtgagtccaaggagtgtgaggtgacccctcatcagttggaggagcaagctctgtaagggatgagtgagggtgttcaaaaaagggtctggtaatcgtttacagcatccttgtaaacgattacccgagaaaaaactggattttgtacagaaagtccaacacaggtagtcagttaggtgaacaggggtcaccattggaaaaaaaagttacttttagtTTTACAGACAACTGCAGTGTTATTAAGTGGTATTGGTTAGTGGTATTGGTGTTTTACTCACAACTGCCATGCTATTAAGTGTATCATAAATTGAACATTACATAATAAATGTCGAGAATTGAGGAACCATTTTGAAAGTAAACaacttcattaaattaaatacttgAAATGATCAAAACAACTTCAACCAGACGCGAAATGCAGAACAAAACAACCACACCCGCTTTCCGAATGCCAAAACACAACACGAGTACGTTTCAAGATGGAGGACAGAGACACACAAGATGGAAGGGTTTCTGTGTGGACGACAAACCCACAAAAGGTGGAAGGGTTCAACGTCCATACTAGGGTAAAGATGGAACACACAGCCACAGAGAATATCAAAGGTTTGAACGCACATATTGAAAAAGGAGGAGAGAACGACAGCGAAGATGGAAGCTTCGAAGACGAACGACAAAGCGAGAGAGCGAGACACAAGATGGAAGGGTTGAACGAACGTCTTTCCCACCCTAAACCGCCAAActcaattctttaaattttaaccTGGAAATCCCAAAATACCCCTCGCCCCTTAACCCTTTctctgttttattttcaaattatttatccaATGCAGAGCGGACACGTGGCGTTGTGAAATCGGTGTCAAAATTTCGTTatccaaataacattttccaaCTAATTATTTAACTCTCTTTGCTTCTTCTCCTAGACATGGTTCTTGAAAGTTTCAATCCACTGTGAAGGTTGCAGGAGGAAAGTAAAGAAAGTTCTGAAGAGCATTGATGGTACTATATCACATTTCTTTGAACAAAAAGTATGAAAGCAGAATTTTACACCAGAAAACTCATGAAAGTACTCGTACTGCACAATTATATGCTAGAAAAACATAACACAAATCCAGCTTCAGATTTCATTTATTTCAACTCTTTTTTCGTACACTTTTTCTTACTCTACAGAGAGCATTCTTCTTTTCCCATGCAGGAGTATTGCACTGTTGTAATTACTTCAACATAGCATTCTGAAccaggaaagaagaaaaatttacaGATCCCAAATTGTCTAACGAAAGGGACAAAACAGtgcataaaaaataagttagatTCATTTTGAATTCTAAAGAAAAGGTTCCCCTTTGTAGGTGTTTTCACTGCAACAATAGACCCACAGCTGAACAAAGTAACAGTAACTGGAAGTGTTGCTGTGGAGACCCTTCTCAGGAAGCTCGTCAGAGCCGGAAAACAAGCCGAGATTTGGCCGGAGAATGACGGGAAAATCTCCGGCAATgggcagcagcagcagcagaagaagaagaaaaatgaagttaAAGAACTACAGAGCGTGGAAAATCACAAGGGAACTGAAAATGCTTCTGCCAAGTGTAACAGTGAGAAAAAAAAGCAGCAGCAATGACTCGCTGGGAAATTCCCCCTCCGTTTACCGGATGCCGTCGGAGGGTGGTCGGAGCGAAGGTGGTGCCGGCTCtgctaagaagaagaagaaaaaattgcaCCTTGGTGGTGGGAATGGAAACAGTGGTTTGAGTTCAGTGGAAGCAGCTACTGGTGCACCTGCACACACTGGATTGCAGTTTCAAGATCTTGTGGGCCCAGTGAATGTGAACCCTACACGTCAGTATTGGCTTTTATATCCAGAAAGTGGTGTTTGCAGCTTATAACAGATTGTATCCTTCTTACTACGTTCCATCTTCACCCTACACGTGGGCTGGTCTGGACCAAGATTGTCATCACTTTCAATCAGCACCGTTGGTGTCCTTTGAGATCTTCAGTGATGAAAATGTCAATGGGTGTTCTGTTATGTGAGACTTGATAGTAAAGAGAGTGTTGTACTAtggatattattattttatttcctagATAGTTTGCAATCCTACTGCAGTTGCAAAGTTTAACACTTTCTTTAgtaagaaaataagaagaaaaagattgtaattttttttcctttattgcTCTTTTTAATGCACgttatttatttgttgaaatGCATGGAGATCCATTAAAGAAGTTGTCCTATTTCAACAAAGTTAAAGAAGTgtatggattatatgaatgtaACAGATTAAAGGTTGATATTTTCTCTTGATGATTTAGGACGTTGTGCATTTTGATTACACAAAAGAGAATagaaaaactgaaaaagaaTGGTGGGGGACTCTAATGTCAGGTGGGTAGAATTTGGAAACTGGTTCAAGTTGTGCAACTTGGACCACAAAAAGTTATGTAGTTTGATTTCAGAATATACCTTTGATATGTGTGTGACAAAAGTAATACAATTATACACAGTATTATATATCAGATCAAAATTTATATACTGAAATGTGTATTATATGAACATGATAAGTTCCATTTACTATACACCTAGGAAGACAATTGTTGGTGGTTTTGGGGACATGTAGGTGTTGGAGAACTTTATTTGTGGAGCAAAAGTTGAAATTCACTGAAAACACTTTTTTGTCTGCCCTAAATTAACATATCAGTGAGAAGGGCATTAATGTAGGCAACTCTCATTACTTTTTAAACTTCcaactttttcatcttttacaTAAAATACTATTCAGAGAATAGGATAACTTTTTTCCAAAGATTTATGGTCTAATGATAGCTCTATAATAAAGAGATGTTTGACTACAATTTTCTGTCATCTTGCATTTAGTTAAGGATATTACTTGTATTAACTAACTTTATGCATGTCTGTGTCAAGGACTAACATTTCAAGTTTTACTTACCTCTAGTCAAGCTAGATTAAACTAAAGCTAAACTTTGAAATACTAACTTCAGAAACAAAAATAGTttctataaaaaatttgaattttgaagttGAGTAACATGACAAGAATGTTACAACTTTTCATCAAAGATTAATGTAAGTCTTTTGTTTCTTTCCACTTTGATGTCACCAAATCATATTACTCAGTATGCACATTCAAAATATTGTCACTTTCTATCAGTAAGTACAAAAAGAATAGCTGTGAGGAAACCAAGAGACTGCAGATTTTCTGCCTGGGAAGGTCCCGAAAGGCAAAAAAGTGAAGCACTTTCATTTTTATGCATTCTTAAATTTACATTCTTTTACTTCTTTTCATATATTCAAGCATGCATGTTCCTCGATTCAAATATAAAGCAAACCAACTAATAAGAAAAGTATATGAAGTAACAATCTTGCCCTTGTCAAAATATAAAGCAGTTATCTACATTTTTTTCGAAACAAAAGCTAATTTTCATTGATATTATATACAAGGAAACCATTTCAAAAATTCATGTTCCAGACGAATAGGAAAAACTACAGAAAGATTTTGGATACCAAGCAAATGATTCTAAGTTCTAAAGGTCTAATGTACACTTTGAACATCAAAACTTCCTAAGAAATACCACTTTAACCAATATGGTCATCTAAGAGCttcaaatgtatttttctttggTCAGTCTCTAGGTGCAAATTGATGCTTTTGAAGTCCGTTGATTCATGCCAAGGATGATCACCATTACCGTCACATCATCATGGTACTTCCTCCTCCTCCCGTCGGGAACATTCATCAACTCCTCCGTGCTGAAGCCTGCAAGAGCATCACTTAGTAACTAATCGTAAAATAACATTAACTCATTCATGCAATGAAAATCAAGGTTAGCATGAGATCTTGAAAAATGACCTGCAGAATCAGCTGCTCTTGCAACTAATTGCTCAATAAGAAATTTTGCTGCATCACCAAAAGGATTTCTCAATATATAAGACTCTACAAACTGTACTGCTTCATCATTACTGAAGAAGTCAAATAAACCATCACTCGCAACTATAACAAATTGGTCAGAATCTGAGATTTTGTGCACATTCAACGATGGATCAGTTGAAATATATGGTGGGCTAGTGAGATCATGAACTCGAAGGATTCCCATTAATGCGTCATTCAGAATTTTCTGTAGGGAAGGAAAAGAGGAAAATCATGTCCTTTTGAAATAGTTGGTGTTCATAAACTAGCAAAGTCGATAAATGTAATGAACTTCCATCCACTCATCATTTGGAGCTAGGATATCAGTACAGGGTTATTACATCTTTATAATATCTTATTGTGtacaatttcttttacaaaagaaaatcacAACTCAAAATCTTTTGGAACCTTCTTGcctaaaatataagaaaaatgcaAACCTTTTTCAAGTACCCTGCTCCTAAAGCTCGAGTAACCTTCAGTTTTCCCTTCACTTTCCCTGCTACTATGGTTTTAGGATCATCAGGATGATCAGCAAGAACTCGAGCTCTTTCGGCTTCATTGTCAACTGTATGACAATCTGTGAGCTGGATAGCCTTCAATCTCTCATTCCCATTCATTCTGTTATCTGTACAGCATGTCGCCAATACTGCTCTGCTGTCACCAAGATTAAGTGTATATAAATCATTGCCATGAAGAAGCACAAGCAAAACACAAGATCCAATAGAAACTAAATCTGGACGTTCCTCCATTTCCTGTTCAACCATGCATAAGAAATCATTCTCAACCTGACTAAGAACATGCTGGAGACCATCAAGTACTTTACTATGTGAAAATGATTTAGGAGATGCTTCTGACTTGGAAGGTGGAATAATGTTTGCCAAACAGTCAAGACCAGAATTGTTTCCCTTAAATTTTGAAGGAGATTGGTGCTCCAGAAGAATAAGACTATCATCCAAATTATATGAAAAGGATTCACCCACAGCCACATTGTCAGAAGCTTTTATGAAATGTGGTTCCAAATCACAAcgtaacatattaaaataagatacaATGGTATCATAAAGGGTACCCGCCAAAAAGTCGGCTGCATCTCTCCCATTAAAGCCATCATAAATAGCACAGAAGAGCCACCCATTTTCTTCAGAACAAACTGCTTGAACTCTATCTTCACCAGCCGCTCCTCCAGCAACTTGAACATCCATGGCATTAAGAAAACCTTCAGTTCTAGAAGAAGCACTCATAGATTTTAATGAACATGAGTCATATTCAAGCATGTTAGTTGGAGTGGAAGGGCTGCAActtagatttgaaaaactacTATGGACAGAAGATGATAATATTTCCAATTTTGGAAAACTTGATGAAGAGGGTATTGTTCGAAACGATTTAGGAGAGTCCAAACTCGGAAGGATTTCTTCTCCTATTACGCCATTGCAGATATTTGTGTTGGGAAGTGTAGCATTTGCACTTAAGGCAGCACCGGATAAGCAAGAGAAACTGCTTGTTCTATTGATTTCTTTGTAAGGTATACCTCTATCACTATTGCATTGATAGCCAAAACTTATTTTAAGTTCACCTTCAGGGCTATGCATGCTCATCTCCTGGTTTAAGAAATCCATTCTCAACACTATCAATATTACATCACTGGCACAAAAGTAAACAGTATTAACACACAACATGTATCAACTCAGAGCACGAAACATGAGAGCAGCTAAACTTGATCAATCAAACATGCATGTATGATGAAGACAGGTTTCATTCAAAACTAATAATGACAATCCATATAGGAATGTATAATCAAAGATTATGTGTGTGTTTAATCTGGTAGAAAAAGCCATTTGATTATCTAGAAAACGTAAAACAGAAGATTTTCTAGATAGCAGAAACAGCGGTCAATTCATATACTTAATAATGCCACAATAACAGTTCtttaaacaaacttaaaagcTGTACCACATACCGGACTAGCAACCATTAGTTCaacaaaataacattataacaaataaacaaataatattcaaataatattaaccaATTTGAAGTAAATTCTTCAAGCATTAGAAATGAAGGATCAAagtaaacataattatatacCTAAAATTTCATAGGCATTTGGCTGAAACCTTACAGTATCAGTGTTGGCTTCCTTTGTATGctaataaaacatatttgtaCGGGAAATGCATCTGAGCAAATGAGTGTAAACATTTTTAAGAGTTCCTCAggtatttattcatatttaccatatttacaaaataaaactttaaatgatTATGCCCGCCTAAGAGGATTTCATGCTTTTGAATATGAGGAAGGTCCATGGCACCAAGAcaagaaaaacaacataaactAAATCCTGATGCCAGCACAAATAATTTACAGCAACacgaaaaggaaaagaaaaacaataaaataaaatttaagctTTATCATGTACCATATTCACTACTTGACGGCTACACTTATTCGACCTCAAACTATTTCTGACAAAATTTGCAGATTATTAAATTTTACCATTTGGCTCCAACAAAAAATACCAAATATTTTTCACGTTAATGAATAAAGAAGAATTTCTCCATGCCATCCCTTCACATCAAGCCCCCAGAAACaaggaaaagaggaagaaagatcAAGTTCATAGTACAAAAACAGgaaaatttattgaaacaatGAGCTTGTTTATTtccaatctctctctctctctctctctctctctctctccatctatctatctatctctctctctctctcacacacacacacacagagtgAAGTTTCAATGACAGTGGCAGACAGTAATGATAATACTCAATGTAAGAGTGTAATTGACAAAAATCAACACTAAGAAAAAGGGCGCATTCTTGCACGAGTTCACATTCAGTGATGCTCTCGCCTATTTTGAACGTGagtaaaaatcaaaatcaaaatcaaaactttCCCCTAGAATTCCATTTGGGCATTCTTCATTTGATTTGTTTtgcaaaacaaacaaaacccagaagagagaaaaacacgTAGAACAAAAAATCCGCCTGAGACAcgtgaaatgaaataaaaaaaaaaacagaaaaaggaaaggaaaaaaggCACTTACGAATAGAGAGTGAAGGAGCTGAGAATGCAGCTATGGAAAcgaagaaggagaaagagaaagagagatggTGAAAtaggagagaagagagaaattgGTGAAGGAAGAATGAGTGTTGaaaggaaaggaagaaaaggaagTGGTTGGAAATTCGGATGGTAGAGAAGAGAAGGGAAGATGAATGCTCTTTCATGGCTCACGTTTCGGTCTAGTCAAAGAAACCGgttccttctctctcttttttcttttcttcaaacttttctttttctcttctcttttttctttcaatttccgaATTTTGCAATCAAATATGAAGAGCCATATTATCATTTGGtattgatattataatttaatcataaattactatatattataaatttgttagtgtttttgtataataactaataatgaattttcatgTGTTGGTAATATAACAACcattttttaactaataatcttttacatttttttaacaagtcAATACAACTAACTTCATCCATTTTTGACTCATCTCATTCATTACAAGTAGTTTATTTCTTGTTATAAAGAAAGTAATAAACTATCTAattataagttatattttattcttttaaatcaatgacacttatttacaagttttcTATTCATTATTCCTTTCATTTTTAACCTCTcacttttttaaagtttaaccaATTATGTATAACTTTTTACTATTATGTGGacgaataaaataaattaaaaaaaatgaatatagaCTCTTGACTAAATTTATTGAATTGGAATTACGtaataaattatctaataagtataaaataatgttataatgtCTTTTATTGgtaacttaattattatttagtta
This window of the Vigna angularis cultivar LongXiaoDou No.4 chromosome 7, ASM1680809v1, whole genome shotgun sequence genome carries:
- the LOC108337154 gene encoding probable protein phosphatase 2C 40 isoform X1, with the protein product MDFLNQEMSMHSPEGELKISFGYQCNSDRGIPYKEINRTSSFSCLSGAALSANATLPNTNICNGVIGEEILPSLDSPKSFRTIPSSSSFPKLEILSSSVHSSFSNLSCSPSTPTNMLEYDSCSLKSMSASSRTEGFLNAMDVQVAGGAAGEDRVQAVCSEENGWLFCAIYDGFNGRDAADFLAGTLYDTIVSYFNMLRCDLEPHFIKASDNVAVGESFSYNLDDSLILLEHQSPSKFKGNNSGLDCLANIIPPSKSEASPKSFSHSKVLDGLQHVLSQVENDFLCMVEQEMEERPDLVSIGSCVLLVLLHGNDLYTLNLGDSRAVLATCCTDNRMNGNERLKAIQLTDCHTVDNEAERARVLADHPDDPKTIVAGKVKGKLKVTRALGAGYLKKKILNDALMGILRVHDLTSPPYISTDPSLNVHKISDSDQFVIVASDGLFDFFSNDEAVQFVESYILRNPFGDAAKFLIEQLVARAADSAGFSTEELMNVPDGRRRKYHDDVTVMVIILGMNQRTSKASICT
- the LOC108337833 gene encoding uncharacterized protein LOC108337833: MTGKSPAMGSSSSRRRRKMKLKNYRAWKITRELKMLLPSVTVRKKSSSNDSLGNSPSVYRMPSEGGRSEGGAGSAKKKKKKLHLGGGNGNSGLSSVEAATGAPAHTGLQFQDLVGPVNVNPTRQYWLLYPESGVCSL
- the LOC108337154 gene encoding probable protein phosphatase 2C 40 isoform X2, giving the protein MSMHSPEGELKISFGYQCNSDRGIPYKEINRTSSFSCLSGAALSANATLPNTNICNGVIGEEILPSLDSPKSFRTIPSSSSFPKLEILSSSVHSSFSNLSCSPSTPTNMLEYDSCSLKSMSASSRTEGFLNAMDVQVAGGAAGEDRVQAVCSEENGWLFCAIYDGFNGRDAADFLAGTLYDTIVSYFNMLRCDLEPHFIKASDNVAVGESFSYNLDDSLILLEHQSPSKFKGNNSGLDCLANIIPPSKSEASPKSFSHSKVLDGLQHVLSQVENDFLCMVEQEMEERPDLVSIGSCVLLVLLHGNDLYTLNLGDSRAVLATCCTDNRMNGNERLKAIQLTDCHTVDNEAERARVLADHPDDPKTIVAGKVKGKLKVTRALGAGYLKKKILNDALMGILRVHDLTSPPYISTDPSLNVHKISDSDQFVIVASDGLFDFFSNDEAVQFVESYILRNPFGDAAKFLIEQLVARAADSAGFSTEELMNVPDGRRRKYHDDVTVMVIILGMNQRTSKASICT